The following coding sequences are from one Clostridioides difficile ATCC 9689 = DSM 1296 window:
- a CDS encoding PTS system mannose/fructose/sorbose family transporter subunit IID has translation MQEIKNKEVKNGQGPTEVNKTRVLTKKDVTKTYLRWWWTAELSNSFERMQALAVCASFTPALEKLYKRKEDLVDALKRHLQFFNTQAIWGGLIHGTVLAMEEEKATEGKIPGEVISGVKNGLMGPLAGIGDTLDFGTFQTIFLALGASFGAEGSVIGAFFPIMFSILLFCEGYYLFHLGYSLGRDSIKKILSGGIVNKIIDGASILGMFMMGALSATTVKLSTPLSFDIGGKAIVVQDTLNMIAPGLLPLGVVFFVYWGMKYKKWTITKLLVILVVLALVGSFIGIF, from the coding sequence ATGCAAGAAATAAAAAATAAAGAAGTTAAAAATGGACAAGGTCCAACTGAAGTTAATAAGACAAGAGTACTTACAAAGAAAGATGTAACAAAAACATATCTAAGATGGTGGTGGACAGCAGAATTATCCAACTCTTTTGAAAGAATGCAAGCATTAGCAGTTTGTGCAAGTTTCACTCCGGCTTTAGAAAAGTTATATAAGAGAAAAGAAGATTTAGTAGATGCGTTAAAGAGACACTTACAATTTTTTAATACTCAAGCTATATGGGGAGGATTAATTCACGGTACAGTTTTAGCTATGGAAGAAGAGAAAGCTACTGAAGGAAAAATCCCAGGAGAAGTTATTTCAGGTGTTAAGAATGGTCTTATGGGACCTTTGGCTGGAATTGGAGATACTTTAGATTTTGGTACATTTCAAACAATATTCTTAGCTTTAGGTGCTTCATTTGGAGCAGAAGGAAGTGTTATAGGTGCATTTTTCCCAATAATGTTTAGTATATTACTATTTTGCGAAGGTTATTACTTATTTCATTTAGGATATTCTTTAGGTAGAGATTCAATTAAGAAAATTCTATCAGGTGGTATTGTCAATAAGATAATTGATGGTGCTTCAATTCTAGGAATGTTTATGATGGGAGCATTATCTGCAACTACAGTTAAGCTTTCAACTCCGCTATCATTTGATATTGGTGGTAAAGCAATTGTTGTTCAAGATACATTAAATATGATTGCTCCAGGTTTATTACCACTTGGTGTTGTATTCTTCGTATATTGGGGAATGAAATACAAGAAGTGGACAATAACTAAGTTATTAGTAATTTTAGTTGTATTAGCATTGGTAGGGTCATTCATTGGAATATTCTAA
- a CDS encoding L-2-amino-thiazoline-4-carboxylic acid hydrolase, giving the protein MSEKMYTEKEYLEGIRGATGERAVWFYLLMKEAEKLGANPDDICKEAIYGFGKMRGQKYNVADTPGKMAEMLYNSKGQKVFEMELVENTDENGVLKFHHCPLDAAWKEYGLTKEERKEICRLACYGDYGRVDCAQGVKLDFAQKCAHDDEVCELVFTKK; this is encoded by the coding sequence ATGTCAGAAAAAATGTATACAGAAAAGGAATATTTAGAAGGAATTAGAGGAGCAACAGGAGAAAGAGCAGTATGGTTCTATCTTCTTATGAAAGAAGCTGAAAAATTAGGAGCTAATCCAGATGATATATGTAAAGAAGCAATATATGGATTTGGTAAAATGAGAGGTCAAAAATATAACGTAGCAGATACTCCAGGAAAAATGGCAGAAATGTTATATAACAGTAAAGGACAAAAAGTGTTTGAAATGGAATTAGTAGAAAATACAGATGAGAATGGCGTTTTAAAATTCCATCACTGTCCATTAGATGCTGCTTGGAAAGAATATGGATTAACTAAAGAAGAAAGAAAAGAAATTTGTAGATTAGCTTGTTATGGGGATTATGGAAGAGTTGACTGCGCACAAGGTGTTAAATTAGATTTTGCTCAAAAATGTGCTCATGATGATGAAGTTTGTGAATTAGTATTTACAAAAAAATAA
- a CDS encoding M20 family metallopeptidase, translated as MDISRSVDNSLNRTIEFLKELIKIDSQQGEPISQCPFGIGPKKSLDKTLDYCASLGFSVKNIDNYIGYAEIGEGEELIGIPMHLDIVPPGEGWSVDPFSGAVIDNIIYGRGVIDNKGAVSMLIHVLKNIEDMYPTINKRIRLIFGTNEETGMKCIKYYLDKGEEIPSMGFTPDAMYPVVNGEKGRVHIRIEKEIKIDKSKPYIIVRGGTKENVVPSHCTAKIINGIISELTTKGVAVHASNPEKGENAISKMVIKIVEDNMDFQHREDIELVSKYLCSDYYGDALGINQYDEVFKNTTLNLGILKVNEEKIVCELDIRYGKNIVLNNIIDRFKKVFCNGWKIEVIAHKDLHYVDESNLVLKKLLEAYEEVTDENGYTIAMGGGTYASWFKDMVAFGPKFLAYKTGGHGVDERVPINHIRKNMEIYTLALIKLLEL; from the coding sequence ATGGATATAAGCAGAAGTGTAGATAATAGTTTAAATAGAACCATAGAATTTCTAAAAGAATTGATAAAAATTGATTCACAACAAGGTGAACCTATTTCACAATGTCCTTTTGGTATAGGACCTAAAAAATCTTTAGATAAAACTTTAGATTACTGTGCTAGTTTAGGTTTTAGTGTTAAAAATATTGATAATTATATTGGATATGCAGAAATTGGAGAGGGAGAGGAATTAATAGGGATTCCAATGCATTTAGATATAGTTCCACCAGGAGAGGGGTGGAGTGTAGACCCATTTTCGGGAGCAGTAATTGACAATATTATTTATGGAAGAGGTGTCATAGATAATAAGGGTGCTGTATCTATGCTTATACATGTATTGAAAAACATAGAGGATATGTATCCTACAATTAATAAAAGAATAAGATTAATTTTTGGTACAAATGAGGAGACAGGTATGAAATGTATCAAATATTACTTAGATAAAGGTGAAGAAATTCCAAGTATGGGATTTACTCCAGATGCTATGTATCCAGTGGTTAATGGAGAAAAAGGAAGGGTTCATATAAGGATAGAAAAAGAAATTAAAATTGACAAAAGTAAACCTTACATAATAGTAAGGGGAGGAACTAAAGAAAATGTTGTTCCATCTCATTGTACTGCAAAAATTATTAATGGAATTATTTCAGAGTTAACTACTAAAGGAGTAGCTGTACATGCAAGTAATCCTGAAAAGGGAGAAAATGCTATATCTAAAATGGTAATAAAGATAGTTGAGGATAATATGGATTTTCAGCATAGAGAAGATATAGAATTAGTTTCAAAATACCTTTGTAGTGATTATTATGGAGATGCATTGGGGATTAATCAATATGATGAGGTATTCAAAAACACTACCTTAAATTTAGGAATATTAAAAGTAAATGAGGAAAAAATCGTATGTGAGTTAGATATAAGGTATGGTAAAAATATAGTTTTAAATAACATAATAGATAGATTCAAAAAGGTTTTTTGTAATGGTTGGAAAATAGAGGTTATTGCTCATAAAGACTTACATTATGTGGATGAGAGTAATTTAGTACTTAAAAAATTATTAGAAGCCTATGAAGAAGTAACAGATGAAAATGGATATACAATTGCTATGGGTGGTGGCACATATGCAAGTTGGTTTAAAGATATGGTGGCGTTTGGACCTAAGTTCTTAGCGTATAAAACTGGTGGTCATGGAGTAGATGAAAGAGTACCAATAAATCATATACGAAAGAATATGGAGATATATACTTTGGCTTTAATAAAACTATTAGAATTGTAA
- a CDS encoding helix-turn-helix domain-containing protein: MNELNIAKTLILKRKEKGITQDELANYIGVSKASVSKWETGQSYPDITFLPQLATYFNITVDELICYEPQMMKEDINKLYNKLCKDFTVKPFDEVMDEIREIIKKYYSCFPLIFRMGLLIVNHYDIVDEKKRELLISEALEIFIRIQETCNDIDICRQAKSMEATCYILLNQPIQVIDLLQNSNFPMINESILLAQGQMMNGQMDEARETFQLGAYQNLISLVQNLVGILQNADKLQMKEIERRILAISDIFELDTLSPAIMLSSYLTQAQINLIHGDNEGAIKSLRKYVDLATRDIYPIIIHGDDFFNKLDRWISEIGTGITRDDTIVKAGIVAAIKNNPMFSVLSENKEYKFLIEKLSLLEE; this comes from the coding sequence ATGAATGAATTAAACATCGCAAAAACGCTGATTTTAAAGCGTAAAGAAAAAGGAATTACACAAGATGAACTTGCAAATTATATAGGCGTTTCTAAAGCTTCTGTATCTAAATGGGAAACTGGACAAAGCTATCCTGACATAACCTTTTTACCGCAACTCGCGACATATTTCAACATTACCGTTGATGAGTTAATATGTTATGAACCTCAAATGATGAAGGAAGATATTAATAAACTGTATAATAAACTGTGCAAAGACTTTACGGTTAAACCATTTGATGAAGTCATGGATGAAATAAGAGAAATCATAAAAAAATATTATTCATGTTTTCCTTTGATTTTTCGGATGGGTCTTTTAATAGTTAATCACTATGATATTGTAGATGAAAAAAAGCGTGAACTATTAATTAGTGAAGCATTAGAAATATTTATTCGTATACAGGAAACTTGTAATGACATAGATATTTGCCGTCAAGCAAAAAGTATGGAGGCAACTTGTTATATATTGTTAAATCAACCCATACAAGTGATTGATTTATTGCAAAACAGCAATTTTCCCATGATAAATGAATCTATACTTCTTGCACAGGGGCAAATGATGAATGGCCAAATGGATGAAGCAAGAGAAACATTTCAACTTGGTGCATATCAGAACCTTATATCATTAGTCCAAAACCTAGTGGGTATTTTGCAAAATGCAGATAAATTACAAATGAAGGAAATAGAAAGACGTATTCTAGCAATTTCAGATATATTTGAGCTTGATACATTATCTCCTGCTATTATGCTTTCTTCATATTTAACACAGGCACAAATTAATTTAATACATGGTGATAATGAAGGAGCTATTAAATCATTACGAAAATATGTAGATTTAGCAACACGTGATATATACCCAATTATAATACATGGGGATGACTTTTTTAATAAACTTGACAGATGGATTTCTGAAATTGGAACAGGTATTACACGTGATGATACAATCGTAAAAGCAGGTATTGTTGCTGCTATTAAAAATAATCCAATGTTTTCTGTATTAAGTGAAAACAAAGAATACAAATTTCTTATAGAAAAATTATCTTTATTGGAGGAATAA
- a CDS encoding PLD nuclease N-terminal domain-containing protein — protein MENLMEYLPLLVPVIILDLILIITALVHVLRHPNYKIGNKAIWIIVVLFISLIGPILYFTIGRGEE, from the coding sequence ATGGAAAATTTGATGGAATACTTACCACTTTTGGTTCCTGTTATTATTTTAGATTTAATACTTATAATTACTGCACTTGTTCATGTGTTGAGACATCCAAATTATAAAATTGGAAATAAGGCAATATGGATTATTGTAGTACTGTTTATTAGTTTAATAGGACCAATTTTGTATTTTACAATAGGAAGAGGTGAAGAATGA
- a CDS encoding ABC transporter ATP-binding protein yields MMNIVSINGLSKGFGNRKIIDNLNFTVPEGSVFGFVGKNGAGKTTTMKMVLGLLKPDSGTIDVCGEKVTYGKTSSNRHVGYLPDVPEFYNYMRPLEYLSLCGEITGLSKKEIQIRSEELLSLVGLRNEKRRIGGFSRGMKQRLGIAQALLSRPKLLICDEPTSALDPVGRKEILDIMLKIKDSTTVIFSTHILSDVERICDHVAILNKGSIALSGTLSEIKSMHGKDRLLLEFASNDEIQKFKSSDGIKSLLKDSEETNMEIVLHGKDIKAIQKTVISTLAEMNLCPVKMELIELSLENLFLEVVK; encoded by the coding sequence ATGATGAATATTGTCTCAATAAATGGATTATCAAAAGGTTTTGGTAATCGAAAGATAATAGATAATTTAAATTTTACTGTACCAGAAGGGTCAGTCTTTGGGTTTGTAGGTAAGAATGGTGCAGGTAAGACTACAACAATGAAAATGGTACTTGGGTTACTTAAACCAGATAGTGGAACTATAGATGTTTGTGGTGAGAAAGTGACCTATGGGAAAACAAGTTCTAATCGTCATGTAGGTTATCTGCCTGATGTTCCAGAGTTTTACAATTATATGAGACCACTTGAATATCTTTCTCTTTGTGGTGAAATTACGGGACTTTCAAAAAAAGAAATACAGATAAGGAGTGAAGAGTTGTTATCACTTGTGGGTCTTAGAAATGAAAAGAGACGAATAGGTGGGTTTTCTCGTGGAATGAAGCAACGACTTGGTATAGCTCAAGCTTTGCTTTCACGCCCCAAATTACTTATTTGTGATGAACCAACAAGTGCACTTGACCCTGTTGGTCGAAAAGAAATATTAGATATTATGCTTAAAATCAAAGACTCAACAACTGTAATATTTTCAACACATATACTATCAGATGTTGAAAGAATCTGTGACCATGTTGCTATATTAAACAAAGGAAGCATTGCCCTTAGTGGTACACTTTCAGAAATAAAAAGTATGCACGGAAAGGATAGACTTTTACTGGAGTTTGCAAGTAATGATGAAATTCAAAAGTTTAAGTCTAGTGATGGTATTAAATCCTTACTAAAAGATTCAGAAGAAACTAATATGGAAATTGTTTTGCATGGTAAAGATATAAAAGCAATACAAAAAACAGTTATATCTACACTCGCAGAAATGAATCTTTGTCCAGTAAAGATGGAACTAATAGAATTATCACTTGAAAATTTATTTTTGGAGGTAGTAAAGTGA
- a CDS encoding ABC transporter permease: MREYIAFTKKEFKENLRNYKLFSLIILFLIFGISSPISAKFMPDLIAHFAPTLKVTAAPTALDSWTQFFSNISGLGMSLTLIIFCNILSNEYSKGTLVIMLTKGLSRSSIVLSKFSVTVIIMTIGFWLSFLFAYGYTMYFWPTANLNHIIFSAFNLWLIGIMYISVLILGCVLFRPAFASVLLVLVATLLLSLISIPKQIAPYTPNFLMSKNIDLISGKVAMPEFIIPIIITVLISVVCLLAAVILFNKKPV, translated from the coding sequence GTGAGAGAATACATAGCATTTACAAAAAAAGAATTTAAAGAGAATTTAAGAAATTATAAATTATTTAGTTTAATTATTTTATTTCTAATATTTGGTATAAGTAGTCCTATTTCTGCAAAATTTATGCCAGACTTGATTGCTCATTTTGCACCGACTTTAAAAGTTACTGCTGCACCAACTGCTTTAGATTCTTGGACACAATTTTTTAGCAATATCTCTGGTCTTGGTATGAGTTTAACTCTAATTATTTTTTGTAATATTTTATCAAATGAATATTCTAAAGGGACACTTGTTATTATGCTGACTAAAGGTTTATCACGTTCATCTATAGTATTGTCTAAATTCTCTGTTACGGTGATTATTATGACAATTGGTTTTTGGTTGAGTTTTTTATTTGCTTATGGATATACAATGTATTTTTGGCCAACTGCAAATCTTAATCATATTATATTTTCAGCATTTAATTTATGGCTTATAGGAATTATGTATATTAGTGTATTAATTCTTGGGTGTGTACTATTTAGACCAGCATTTGCCAGTGTTTTACTTGTATTGGTGGCAACTCTTTTATTGAGTTTAATTTCTATTCCTAAACAGATTGCACCTTATACTCCTAATTTCTTGATGTCAAAAAATATAGACTTGATTTCAGGGAAAGTGGCAATGCCAGAATTTATTATTCCAATTATTATAACAGTTCTTATTTCTGTAGTATGTTTACTAGCAGCTGTTATTTTATTTAATAAAAAACCAGTTTAA
- a CDS encoding DUF362 domain-containing protein, with amino-acid sequence MEKSKVYFCDLYSNSQNKNVPNNVRRLFDEAGFKDLIEKNDQVAIKLHFGEKGNTTYMSPVAVRQVVDKVKDCEGKPFLTDTNTLYTGSRTNSVDHLTTAIENGFAYAVVNAPVIIADGLYSRNYENVKIDKKHFESVKIGGEIYNSSAMIVMSHFKGHEAAGFGGALKNLAMGCASAAGKQMQHSDVTPVVKEKKCVGCGKCVNSCPTKAISIVDKKAVIDSDVCYGCGECPTVCPTRAVTIQWESDSDVFVEKMAEYAYGAVSNKKDKVGYITFVMNVTPLCDCVPWSGRPIAHDIGILASTDPVAIEQACYDLICKEMGHDVFKHEHPHVNGTRIIDYACEMGMGSKEYELIKL; translated from the coding sequence ATGGAAAAGTCAAAAGTATATTTTTGTGATTTATACTCAAATTCGCAAAATAAAAACGTACCAAACAATGTAAGAAGATTATTTGATGAAGCAGGATTCAAAGATTTAATAGAAAAAAATGACCAAGTCGCAATTAAACTTCACTTTGGAGAAAAGGGAAATACTACATATATGAGTCCTGTGGCAGTTAGACAAGTGGTTGATAAGGTTAAAGACTGCGAAGGAAAGCCATTTTTAACAGATACAAATACACTGTATACAGGGAGTAGAACAAATTCTGTAGACCATCTTACAACTGCTATAGAAAATGGATTTGCTTATGCAGTTGTAAATGCACCAGTAATAATTGCAGATGGATTATATAGTAGAAATTATGAGAATGTAAAAATAGACAAAAAACATTTTGAAAGTGTAAAAATAGGTGGAGAAATTTATAATTCTTCTGCAATGATAGTAATGAGTCATTTTAAAGGTCATGAAGCAGCAGGTTTTGGAGGAGCATTAAAAAACTTAGCTATGGGATGTGCAAGTGCAGCAGGAAAACAAATGCAACATTCTGATGTTACTCCAGTAGTAAAGGAAAAGAAGTGTGTAGGTTGTGGAAAGTGTGTTAATTCTTGTCCTACAAAAGCTATAAGTATAGTGGATAAAAAAGCAGTTATAGATTCTGATGTATGTTATGGATGTGGAGAATGTCCAACTGTCTGTCCAACTAGAGCAGTAACTATACAATGGGAAAGTGACTCAGATGTGTTTGTCGAAAAGATGGCAGAATACGCTTATGGAGCAGTATCAAATAAAAAAGACAAGGTAGGGTATATAACTTTTGTTATGAATGTAACTCCACTTTGTGATTGTGTACCTTGGTCAGGTAGACCAATTGCCCATGATATAGGAATATTAGCATCAACAGACCCTGTAGCTATTGAACAAGCATGCTATGATTTGATTTGCAAGGAAATGGGTCATGATGTTTTCAAACATGAACATCCTCATGTAAATGGAACTAGAATAATAGACTATGCATGTGAAATGGGTATGGGAAGTAAAGAATATGAATTAATAAAATTATAA
- the bioB gene encoding biotin synthase BioB — MEKYIIKLKNKVLREKEISYEEALNLISLDTNNKNDFDILLKSANEIREYFMGRKADLCTIMNAKSGKCSEDCKFCAQSSYYKTGVEEYSLLDYNEILNRAKEMESKGVHRFSLVTSGKGMSGKEFNNILNIYEGLRENTNLKLCASLGIIDYEQAKMLKSAGVTTYHHNVETCRDNFHNICTTHTYKDRIKTIKDAKKAGLDVCVGGIIGMNESEEQRLKMAFEIRELNVKSFPINILNPIKNTPMENYDVLEPMEILKTTAVFRFIIPNVYIRYAGGRLSLKGYDKVGFNGGVNSAIVGDYLTTVGSGIENDKKMIIEQGFEL; from the coding sequence ATGGAAAAATACATAATAAAATTAAAAAATAAAGTATTGAGAGAAAAAGAAATAAGTTATGAAGAAGCTCTTAATTTAATAAGCCTTGATACAAATAATAAAAACGATTTTGATATTCTATTAAAATCTGCAAATGAAATAAGAGAATATTTTATGGGAAGAAAAGCAGATTTATGTACGATAATGAATGCTAAATCTGGCAAATGTAGTGAAGACTGTAAATTTTGTGCTCAGTCTTCTTATTATAAAACTGGTGTAGAAGAATATTCATTATTAGATTACAATGAAATCTTAAATAGAGCTAAAGAGATGGAGAGTAAAGGAGTGCATAGATTCTCATTGGTTACAAGTGGTAAAGGTATGTCAGGAAAGGAGTTTAATAATATTTTAAATATCTATGAAGGATTGAGGGAAAATACTAATTTAAAATTATGTGCATCTTTAGGTATTATAGATTATGAGCAAGCTAAAATGTTGAAGTCAGCAGGTGTGACTACATATCACCACAATGTTGAGACGTGTAGAGATAATTTTCATAATATATGTACAACACACACATATAAAGATAGGATAAAAACTATAAAAGATGCTAAAAAAGCTGGGCTAGATGTATGTGTAGGCGGTATAATTGGAATGAATGAGAGTGAAGAACAGAGACTAAAAATGGCTTTTGAAATACGAGAATTAAATGTAAAATCATTTCCAATAAACATTTTAAATCCTATTAAGAATACACCAATGGAAAATTATGATGTATTAGAACCAATGGAAATACTAAAAACAACAGCAGTATTTAGGTTTATAATTCCTAATGTGTACATAAGGTATGCTGGTGGAAGGCTATCATTAAAGGGATATGACAAAGTTGGATTTAATGGGGGAGTAAATTCTGCAATTGTTGGTGATTATTTGACAACTGTTGGAAGTGGGATTGAAAATGATAAAAAAATGATTATAGAGCAAGGATTTGAACTTTAA
- a CDS encoding LacI family DNA-binding transcriptional regulator, translated as MNFLSITIKEIGELAGVSKTTVSKVINNKDENISQATREKILKIMKEKNYVPNKLAQSLVTKKTNTIGLLIPDIRNPFFTDVSRGVEDKANEEGYNIILCNTDEDAKKEYEGIRTLSERMIDGIIFAASSNTNWKEANYKDIKIPTVLIDKKISMNKETLKGIVKINNFEGAYIATKHLLDIGNKKIIYLSGPLQNEIAVDRLEGYKKALIECNLSYNPAYVFEGKYKIEWGQEFIKNLEKIDFDAIFCANDLIAIGVIRGLKERGLSIPNDVSVVGFDDIQTSSLISPSLTTVKQPSYDIGYKASEILINCLRGDKKESFDELIFKPELVIRDSTKESE; from the coding sequence GTGAACTTCTTGAGTATAACTATAAAAGAAATTGGCGAATTGGCTGGTGTTTCTAAAACAACTGTGTCAAAAGTCATTAATAATAAAGATGAAAATATAAGTCAGGCAACAAGAGAAAAAATTTTGAAAATAATGAAGGAAAAAAATTATGTACCAAATAAATTAGCACAAAGTTTAGTAACTAAAAAAACTAATACTATAGGGCTTCTTATACCAGATATACGAAATCCATTCTTTACAGATGTATCAAGAGGTGTAGAAGATAAAGCTAATGAAGAAGGCTACAATATAATTTTATGTAATACAGATGAAGATGCTAAAAAAGAATATGAAGGAATAAGAACACTATCAGAGAGGATGATAGATGGAATTATATTTGCAGCATCTTCAAATACAAACTGGAAAGAAGCAAATTATAAAGATATAAAAATACCAACTGTCTTGATTGATAAGAAGATAAGTATGAACAAAGAAACCTTAAAAGGAATTGTTAAAATAAATAACTTTGAAGGGGCCTATATAGCTACAAAACATTTATTAGATATTGGAAATAAGAAAATAATATACCTAAGTGGTCCACTTCAAAATGAAATAGCAGTAGATAGATTAGAAGGATATAAAAAGGCTCTAATCGAGTGCAATTTAAGCTACAATCCTGCTTATGTATTTGAAGGAAAATATAAGATTGAATGGGGACAAGAATTTATAAAAAATTTAGAAAAGATAGATTTTGATGCAATATTTTGTGCAAATGATTTGATTGCAATAGGTGTCATAAGAGGTCTTAAAGAAAGAGGATTAAGTATACCAAATGATGTAAGTGTCGTGGGATTTGATGATATTCAAACATCAAGTCTAATAAGCCCTTCTCTTACCACAGTAAAACAGCCATCTTATGATATAGGATATAAAGCCAGTGAAATATTGATAAATTGTTTAAGAGGAGATAAAAAAGAATCGTTTGATGAATTGATTTTCAAACCAGAATTAGTCATAAGAGATTCAACAAAAGAAAGTGAATAA
- the rbsK gene encoding ribokinase: MGNIVVIGSVNMDMVCSVDKRPEKGETVLGNSFFTSPGGKGANQAISASKLGANVKMISCIGEDGLGEELIRNFRTNKVDYSLVSRNNHKSSGVAVITLCENDNSIVVVPGTNELVDIELIKKNEEEIKNADIVLLQLEIPLKTINYVVNFCFENRIKVLLNPAPAVKLNEDIIEKVTYLTPNEHEYKIVFDTNEGIEEVLKKYPNKLVITEGKNGARFYDGEEIKHVSCISVDVQDTTGAGDTFNGALAVAITEGKNLYTAVEYAVVVSGLSVTKLGAQSGMPYKEDVEKYLNNK; this comes from the coding sequence ATGGGAAACATAGTTGTCATAGGAAGTGTAAACATGGACATGGTATGTTCTGTAGATAAAAGACCAGAAAAAGGAGAAACAGTATTAGGTAATAGTTTTTTTACATCACCTGGAGGAAAAGGGGCTAATCAAGCTATCTCAGCTTCTAAACTAGGAGCAAATGTAAAAATGATATCATGCATAGGGGAAGATGGCTTAGGAGAGGAGTTAATAAGAAATTTTAGAACGAATAAAGTTGATTATAGTTTAGTATCCAGAAATAATCACAAAAGTTCTGGTGTTGCTGTTATAACATTATGTGAAAATGATAATAGTATTGTTGTTGTACCAGGGACGAATGAGCTAGTAGATATAGAATTAATTAAAAAGAATGAAGAAGAGATAAAGAATGCAGATATAGTATTGCTACAATTAGAGATTCCATTAAAAACAATAAATTATGTAGTGAATTTCTGTTTTGAAAATAGGATTAAGGTTTTATTAAATCCAGCACCAGCAGTAAAACTAAATGAAGATATAATAGAAAAAGTAACTTACTTAACACCAAATGAACATGAATATAAGATAGTTTTTGACACAAATGAAGGGATAGAAGAAGTATTAAAAAAATATCCAAATAAACTTGTAATAACAGAAGGAAAAAATGGAGCTAGATTTTATGATGGTGAGGAAATCAAGCATGTATCTTGTATAAGTGTTGATGTTCAAGATACCACAGGAGCAGGAGATACATTTAATGGAGCATTGGCAGTGGCTATAACAGAAGGGAAAAATTTATATACAGCAGTAGAATATGCAGTAGTAGTATCAGGTCTTTCTGTAACTAAACTAGGTGCACAATCTGGTATGCCCTATAAAGAAGATGTTGAAAAATATTTAAATAATAAATAA
- a CDS encoding substrate-binding domain-containing protein — MRVRKILSLGIAGILAIGMLTGCSMEGPSKSDNKGGSDKKDLTIGVSTITLQHQFFIDIDEGIKEKAKELGVKVIVNDPDQDVAKQTSAIEDFIQQNVDGMIVLGTDNSAIVPAVEGAFEKMPVVTVDAVLNTENITSYVGTVSYDAGKKLGEYTKKYIDEKLGGKSEIAIVTDLKSQIQMQRIDGFKDALKGSANVKILNSQPGYDREESLNTVENLIQSNPDVDIIYATAENSVLGAKAALESAKNKDVKIVGFDLTEEASSGITDGTILAMIQQQPKEMGRLAVEAVVKAIKGEKVEKNIPVPALLYDKENIKDFKN, encoded by the coding sequence ATGAGAGTGAGAAAAATTTTATCTTTAGGAATTGCTGGAATACTAGCAATAGGAATGTTAACAGGGTGTTCAATGGAAGGACCAAGTAAATCAGATAATAAAGGTGGTTCAGACAAGAAAGATTTAACTATTGGAGTATCTACAATAACTCTTCAACATCAATTTTTTATAGATATTGATGAGGGAATAAAAGAAAAAGCTAAAGAATTAGGTGTGAAAGTTATAGTAAATGACCCAGACCAAGATGTAGCTAAGCAAACATCAGCAATAGAAGATTTTATACAACAAAATGTAGATGGAATGATAGTACTTGGAACTGATAATTCGGCTATAGTACCAGCAGTAGAAGGAGCATTTGAAAAAATGCCAGTAGTTACAGTAGATGCTGTATTAAATACTGAAAATATTACAAGTTATGTAGGAACAGTTAGTTATGATGCTGGTAAAAAATTAGGGGAATACACTAAAAAATACATAGATGAAAAGTTAGGTGGAAAGTCAGAAATAGCAATAGTGACAGATTTAAAATCTCAAATACAAATGCAGAGAATAGATGGATTTAAAGATGCATTAAAAGGTTCAGCAAATGTTAAGATATTAAATTCACAACCAGGATATGACAGAGAAGAATCTCTTAATACAGTAGAAAACTTAATTCAATCTAATCCAGATGTAGATATAATATATGCAACAGCTGAAAATAGTGTACTAGGAGCTAAAGCTGCACTTGAATCTGCAAAAAATAAGGATGTTAAGATTGTAGGATTTGACTTAACTGAAGAAGCATCAAGTGGAATAACAGATGGAACTATTCTTGCTATGATTCAACAACAACCTAAAGAGATGGGACGTTTAGCTGTAGAAGCAGTAGTAAAAGCTATAAAAGGGGAAAAGGTAGAAAAGAATATACCAGTACCAGCTTTACTTTATGATAAGGAAAATATAAAAGACTTTAAGAATTAG